From Roseburia hominis, the proteins below share one genomic window:
- a CDS encoding DUF4250 domain-containing protein has product MMSELPRDPVMLLSVVNTKLRDFYPDLDTFCREQCIEKEELTQRLRQIDYEYDMERNQFV; this is encoded by the coding sequence GTGATGAGTGAATTACCCCGTGACCCGGTGATGCTGTTAAGTGTGGTGAATACGAAGCTCAGAGATTTTTATCCGGATCTGGATACTTTTTGCCGGGAACAGTGTATTGAGAAGGAGGAACTGACCCAGCGGCTACGACAGATTGATTATGAATATGATATGGAGAGGAATCAGTTTGTCTAG
- a CDS encoding DUF5662 family protein, which produces MKAWQHFCTITHHKLLVMKECFKVGLYKQGLLHDLSKYSPSEFLVGCKYYQGTRSPNNAEREATGLSTAWLHHKGRNKHHYEYWLDYSLTQPGISGMKMPKKYVIEMFMDRIAASKIYMKDAYTDASPLNYYLNGKELQVIHEDTRRLLEKLLKMLAKYGEKKTFAYIRNVVLKTEDY; this is translated from the coding sequence ATGAAGGCTTGGCAGCATTTTTGTACGATTACACATCATAAACTTTTGGTTATGAAGGAGTGTTTTAAGGTTGGATTGTATAAACAGGGCTTACTGCATGATCTGTCAAAATATTCTCCTTCGGAATTTCTGGTGGGGTGCAAATATTACCAGGGAACCAGAAGCCCGAACAACGCAGAGCGTGAGGCTACCGGCCTTTCTACGGCCTGGCTGCATCACAAGGGAAGAAATAAGCATCATTATGAGTACTGGCTGGACTACAGCCTGACACAGCCCGGCATCTCCGGGATGAAGATGCCGAAGAAATATGTGATCGAGATGTTCATGGACCGCATTGCGGCATCGAAGATCTATATGAAGGATGCGTATACCGACGCCTCTCCGCTGAATTATTACTTAAACGGGAAAGAGCTTCAGGTGATCCATGAGGACACGAGACGCCTTCTGGAGAAGCTGCTTAAAATGCTCGCAAAGTACGGAGAAAAGAAAACCTTTGCCTACATACGCAATGTGGTTCTGAAAACGGAAGATTATTAG
- a CDS encoding alpha-amylase family glycosyl hydrolase: protein MKTSVGYPLPQGCTLTGKTANFSIAVPEGKTCELLLYRRGHEAPSDRFLMEEDPVAGNLRHIAVALERPERYEYGYLIEGRSGKDVYCRELGQVKSEEVGDGKGHEEYRYRIASDTFDWEGDAPLRIPPHEVVAYSIHVRGFTKHASSRVKKKGTFAGIMEKLPYLQELGINQLHCMPVYEFDDNLRYKNYWGYGEGYFFAPKRAYASGDAVSEMKELVKTLHKAGIELVIEMPFTGETPLGRMIDCLRFWVLEYHVDGFLINPALLSPGNLKNDPVLARTKLLYKDDYFQNTMRRFLKGDEGMVQEVIWQLRCLGSAEGRFNYITSQNGFTLRDLVSYDGKHNEANGENNQDGPVYNYSWNCGAEGPSRKSAVQKLRLRQSRNAYMLLLLAQGMPCLLAGDEFGNTQKGNNNVYCQDNPTAWLDFGRLPKEKELHDFVRDLIRFRKEHSLLHPVREMSGMDQTSCGVPDVSYHGESAWRAQTEVASRQLGVFYHDTAKGEENLFVAYNMHWLPHSFALPTLHGGLQWHVCVSTDEGVLKETLPVTSRRAIELPPRTIMVLKGK, encoded by the coding sequence ATGAAGACGAGCGTTGGGTATCCGCTCCCTCAGGGATGCACACTTACAGGAAAGACTGCGAATTTTTCTATAGCAGTACCGGAAGGAAAGACATGTGAACTTTTGTTATACAGGCGGGGGCACGAGGCTCCAAGCGACAGATTTCTTATGGAGGAGGACCCTGTAGCGGGGAATTTGCGCCATATAGCGGTTGCCTTAGAGCGGCCTGAGAGATATGAATACGGCTATTTGATTGAAGGCAGGTCTGGAAAAGATGTGTACTGCCGGGAATTAGGACAAGTAAAGAGTGAAGAAGTCGGTGACGGGAAGGGGCATGAGGAGTACCGATACCGAATCGCTTCGGACACATTTGACTGGGAAGGGGATGCACCGCTTCGGATTCCACCGCATGAAGTGGTGGCGTACAGTATCCATGTACGGGGGTTTACGAAGCATGCCTCGTCCAGGGTCAAAAAGAAAGGGACCTTTGCGGGAATTATGGAGAAGCTCCCCTATTTGCAGGAGCTGGGAATCAATCAGCTTCATTGCATGCCGGTCTATGAATTTGACGACAACCTGCGCTATAAGAACTACTGGGGATATGGAGAGGGTTATTTTTTTGCACCGAAGCGGGCGTATGCTTCGGGGGATGCGGTATCTGAGATGAAGGAGCTTGTGAAGACACTGCATAAGGCCGGTATTGAACTGGTCATTGAGATGCCTTTTACCGGGGAGACGCCTCTTGGAAGGATGATCGACTGTCTCAGATTCTGGGTATTGGAATATCATGTGGACGGCTTTTTGATCAATCCGGCACTGCTAAGTCCAGGGAATCTGAAAAATGATCCAGTGCTGGCGCGAACCAAGCTGCTCTATAAAGATGATTACTTCCAGAACACCATGCGACGGTTCCTGAAAGGGGACGAGGGGATGGTGCAGGAGGTAATCTGGCAGCTGAGATGTCTTGGCAGCGCGGAGGGCCGGTTCAACTATATTACCAGCCAGAATGGATTTACCCTGCGGGATCTGGTATCCTACGATGGGAAGCATAACGAGGCAAACGGTGAGAATAACCAGGACGGACCGGTCTACAATTATAGCTGGAACTGTGGGGCGGAGGGCCCGTCCAGAAAGAGTGCGGTGCAGAAGTTAAGATTGCGCCAGAGCAGGAATGCCTATATGCTTCTGCTCCTTGCGCAGGGCATGCCGTGCCTTCTCGCAGGGGATGAGTTTGGAAATACGCAAAAAGGTAATAATAACGTTTATTGTCAGGATAATCCGACTGCATGGCTGGATTTTGGCAGACTGCCGAAAGAAAAGGAACTGCATGATTTTGTGCGGGATCTGATTCGTTTCCGGAAGGAACATTCTCTGCTCCATCCGGTGCGGGAGATGAGCGGAATGGATCAGACAAGCTGTGGCGTGCCGGACGTGTCCTATCACGGAGAGAGCGCGTGGAGGGCACAGACGGAGGTGGCAAGCCGACAGCTCGGCGTATTCTACCATGATACGGCCAAAGGAGAGGAGAACCTGTTTGTGGCCTATAACATGCATTGGCTGCCGCATTCGTTTGCGCTTCCTACTTTGCATGGCGGACTTCAGTGGCATGTCTGCGTTTCTACGGATGAAGGAGTCCTGAAAGAAACGCTTCCGGTTACGTCCAGGCGGGCGATTGAGCTCCCACCGAGGACTATAATGGTATTGAAAGGAAAATAG
- a CDS encoding DUF1292 domain-containing protein has translation MEQHNHADEDSKLLESQVVTLTLDDDEEVDCAILVTFSVEDKEYIALSPMDENGENIDGDVWLYRFLRDTTGEGKHDLENIEDDDEYEIVADKFDEWLDTQAFEEMEDTF, from the coding sequence ATGGAACAACATAATCATGCCGACGAAGACAGCAAGCTGCTTGAGAGCCAGGTTGTGACACTGACACTGGATGATGACGAAGAAGTAGACTGTGCAATCCTTGTAACCTTTAGCGTCGAAGACAAAGAGTACATTGCCCTTTCTCCTATGGACGAGAACGGTGAAAACATAGACGGAGATGTATGGCTCTATCGTTTCCTCAGAGATACGACCGGAGAGGGAAAACACGATCTTGAGAACATCGAAGACGATGACGAATATGAGATCGTAGCGGATAAGTTTGACGAGTGGCTGGATACACAGGCATTTGAAGAGATGGAAGATACCTTTTAA
- a CDS encoding ATP-dependent helicase, giving the protein MRLNKGQEEAIRHGGGPCMVLAPPGSGKTLIVTRRTRYLIEEMKVPPEDILVITFTRYAAREMRERFGSLTRGKNYKVTFGTFHSVFYGILKCAYGINGRNLLSEQEQLKLLRDVLNKMELQSEPEVQDEEELLRELMREIGVVKNGLLHLRDFHSDFLNDEEFPELFRAYEQQKKQRKKFDFDDMLVQCYALFRKREDILRNWQEKFRYILIDEFQDINRVQYEVIRMLAAPEYNLFVVGDDDQSIYGFRGARPELMLYMKQEFPNIRTIPLTVNYRSTDSVVAAASRVILHNDSRFYKRVQAYKPKGENVRVQEVLDEVEESRFVAESIANMTEETPLGQIAVLYRTAAQARMLSEALIERQIPFEMREHIPNFYEHFIAKDMLAYMKLAQGFRDRPLFLRAANRPVRYISRESLSKTQITFEELRIFYEDKEWMLDAIDQFEVDLKMLENMAPYAAVQYIRKRIGYDTFLREYGKENGITWEQLMQIMSELEERCKPYRTVTEWEEHIKVYTEELERQKQQNSGKTAFHEDRVQLMTMHSAKGLEFDTVFIIHANEGQVPYLKARTTEELEEERRMFYVAMTRAKEHLIISYVTERNGNGMKPSRFVEELLGKPR; this is encoded by the coding sequence ATGAGACTTAATAAAGGACAGGAAGAAGCGATCCGTCACGGCGGGGGACCCTGTATGGTGCTTGCACCTCCCGGGTCGGGGAAGACGCTGATCGTGACGAGACGTACCAGATATTTGATTGAAGAGATGAAGGTTCCGCCGGAGGATATTCTGGTGATCACATTTACCCGTTATGCTGCCAGAGAGATGAGGGAGCGATTTGGCAGCCTGACGAGGGGTAAGAATTATAAAGTAACCTTCGGTACGTTTCACAGTGTATTTTATGGTATTTTGAAATGCGCTTATGGGATTAACGGCAGGAATCTTCTGTCAGAGCAGGAACAGCTAAAGCTTTTAAGAGATGTACTGAATAAGATGGAATTGCAGTCCGAGCCTGAGGTGCAGGACGAAGAGGAGCTTTTAAGGGAGTTGATGCGGGAGATCGGAGTCGTGAAGAACGGACTTCTGCACTTGCGTGATTTCCACAGTGATTTTTTGAATGACGAGGAATTTCCGGAGCTTTTCCGTGCCTATGAGCAACAGAAAAAGCAGCGGAAAAAGTTCGATTTTGACGATATGCTGGTACAATGCTATGCCCTTTTCCGGAAACGGGAGGATATTTTGCGGAACTGGCAGGAAAAATTCCGCTACATTCTGATCGATGAATTCCAGGACATCAACCGGGTGCAGTATGAGGTGATCCGTATGCTGGCAGCACCGGAGTACAATCTGTTCGTGGTGGGGGATGACGATCAGTCCATTTATGGTTTCCGCGGCGCCAGACCGGAGCTGATGCTTTATATGAAGCAGGAGTTCCCCAATATTCGCACGATTCCGCTGACGGTGAATTACCGGTCCACGGATTCGGTGGTCGCTGCCGCATCGCGTGTGATCCTGCATAATGATTCCAGGTTTTATAAACGGGTACAAGCCTACAAGCCGAAGGGGGAGAATGTCCGGGTGCAGGAAGTGCTTGACGAGGTGGAAGAGAGCCGTTTTGTTGCAGAGTCCATCGCTAATATGACGGAAGAGACGCCTCTGGGGCAGATTGCGGTGCTTTATCGGACGGCGGCGCAGGCCAGAATGCTGAGCGAGGCGCTCATTGAACGTCAGATTCCCTTTGAGATGCGGGAGCATATCCCTAATTTTTATGAACATTTTATCGCAAAGGATATGCTGGCGTATATGAAGCTGGCGCAGGGATTTCGGGATCGTCCGCTCTTTTTGCGGGCAGCGAATCGCCCGGTGCGGTACATTTCCAGAGAGAGTCTGTCAAAGACGCAAATTACCTTTGAAGAGCTCCGCATTTTTTATGAAGATAAGGAGTGGATGCTGGACGCGATTGATCAGTTTGAGGTGGACTTAAAGATGCTGGAAAATATGGCGCCATATGCGGCGGTACAATATATCCGCAAGCGGATCGGGTATGATACCTTTTTGCGAGAATATGGTAAGGAGAACGGGATTACCTGGGAACAGCTCATGCAGATCATGTCGGAATTGGAAGAGCGCTGTAAGCCTTACCGGACTGTTACGGAATGGGAAGAACACATCAAAGTGTATACCGAGGAACTGGAGAGGCAGAAACAGCAGAATTCAGGGAAAACTGCATTTCACGAGGACCGCGTACAGCTCATGACGATGCATTCTGCCAAAGGGCTGGAGTTCGACACGGTATTTATCATCCATGCGAACGAAGGACAGGTGCCTTATCTGAAGGCCAGGACGACGGAAGAACTGGAGGAGGAGCGGCGCATGTTCTATGTGGCCATGACCCGTGCAAAGGAGCATCTGATCATCTCCTACGTGACCGAGAGGAATGGAAATGGTATGAAGCCTTCAAGATTCGTGGAGGAGCTTTTGGGAAAACCACGCTAG
- the gltX gene encoding glutamate--tRNA ligase, which translates to MSKVRTRFAPSPTGRMHVGNLRTALYAYLIAKHEDGNFMLRIEDTDQERFVEGALEIIYRTLEKTGLVHDEGPDKDGGYGPYVQSERNASGLYLKYAKQLIEQGDAYYCFCDKERLESLRTSVSEDGTQIVNYDKHCLHLSKEEVEANLAAGKPYVIRINMPTEGTTTFHDDIYGDITVPNAELDDMILIKSDGYPTYNFANVIDDHLMGITHVVRGNEYLSSAPKYNRLYEAFGWEVPVYVHCPLITDENHKKLSKRCGHSSYEDLLDQGYVSEAIVNYVALLGWCPQDNREIFSLEELVEAFDYHHMSKSPAVFDTTKLKWMNGEYLKAMDFEKFFELAEPYIRKAVTKDFDLRKIAALVKSRIEVLPDIAEQIDFFQEVPEYDTSMYCHKKMKTNEETSLTVLEEVLPLLKEQEDYSNDALFALLKGYAQEKGYKIGYVMWPLRTAVSGKQNTPGGATEIMEVLGREESVERIEKAIGLLQK; encoded by the coding sequence ATGAGTAAAGTCAGAACAAGATTTGCACCGAGTCCCACCGGAAGAATGCATGTGGGGAATTTAAGGACCGCGCTTTATGCTTATCTAATTGCAAAGCATGAGGACGGTAATTTTATGCTCAGAATTGAGGATACGGACCAGGAACGTTTTGTTGAGGGAGCCCTGGAGATTATTTATCGTACACTGGAGAAGACGGGTCTTGTGCATGATGAAGGTCCGGACAAGGACGGCGGCTATGGCCCCTATGTACAGAGTGAGAGAAATGCCTCCGGCCTCTATTTAAAATATGCAAAACAGTTGATCGAGCAGGGAGATGCGTATTACTGCTTCTGCGACAAAGAACGTCTGGAGTCCCTGCGTACTTCTGTCTCCGAGGACGGAACGCAGATCGTGAACTATGACAAGCATTGTCTGCATTTGAGCAAGGAAGAGGTGGAAGCGAACCTTGCTGCGGGCAAGCCCTACGTAATCCGCATCAATATGCCGACAGAGGGGACAACGACCTTCCACGATGATATCTATGGGGATATTACGGTGCCCAATGCTGAGCTTGACGATATGATTCTGATTAAGTCCGACGGATATCCGACCTACAACTTTGCGAATGTAATCGATGACCATTTGATGGGAATCACACATGTAGTAAGGGGAAATGAATACCTGTCCTCCGCGCCTAAATATAACCGTCTTTATGAGGCGTTTGGCTGGGAGGTTCCGGTGTATGTGCATTGTCCGCTGATCACCGATGAGAACCACAAAAAGCTGAGCAAGCGCTGCGGCCATTCTTCTTATGAGGATCTGTTGGACCAGGGATATGTGAGTGAGGCGATCGTGAATTATGTAGCACTTTTGGGCTGGTGCCCGCAGGATAACCGGGAGATCTTCTCACTGGAGGAGTTGGTGGAGGCATTTGACTACCATCATATGAGCAAGTCTCCGGCGGTATTTGACACGACGAAGCTGAAGTGGATGAACGGTGAGTATTTGAAGGCGATGGATTTCGAGAAATTCTTTGAGCTGGCTGAGCCTTATATCCGCAAAGCTGTCACAAAGGATTTTGATCTGCGTAAAATTGCGGCCCTGGTAAAGAGCAGGATTGAGGTTCTGCCGGATATCGCGGAGCAGATCGATTTCTTCCAGGAGGTTCCGGAGTATGATACCTCCATGTACTGCCATAAGAAGATGAAGACGAATGAGGAGACCTCTCTTACTGTGCTTGAGGAGGTGCTTCCGCTTCTGAAGGAGCAGGAAGATTACAGCAACGACGCTTTATTTGCCCTTTTGAAGGGATATGCCCAGGAAAAAGGGTATAAGATCGGCTATGTGATGTGGCCGCTTCGCACGGCTGTTTCCGGAAAGCAGAATACCCCGGGAGGAGCTACCGAGATCATGGAGGTTCTGGGGCGTGAAGAATCTGTAGAGAGAATCGAAAAGGCAATCGGGCTGTTGCAGAAATAA
- the grdD gene encoding glycine/sarcosine/betaine reductase complex component C subunit alpha has product MASGIEKMIAETFLSMAEGLETGSFGKRPKIALTGMGSEHGEENSMAAAIEAAKDGIDVYYIGTLEAEGVTTVKVANDEEGHDKMEEMLKNKEVDAAVTMHFPFPIGVSTVGRCVTPATAKEMFIANTTGTSSTDRIEGMIKNAIYGIIAAKACGKKNPTVGILNVDGARQTEKALKQLADQGYAIEFAESGRADGGCVMRGNDVLQASPDIMVTDSLTGNILVKMLSSFNTGGSFEATGFGYGPGIGEGYEQLVMIVSRASGAPVIANAIRYAAQLVRGKVFEVAKQEFAAVKKAGLNDILAAHKASQKPAAAEEEVKEPPKEIVTSQIPGIEVMDLEDAVKVLWKINIYAESGMGCTGPIIRVSDANLAKAEEELKKAGYIN; this is encoded by the coding sequence ATGGCAAGTGGAATTGAAAAAATGATTGCCGAGACCTTCCTCAGTATGGCAGAAGGACTGGAGACAGGCAGCTTCGGAAAACGTCCGAAGATCGCCCTCACCGGAATGGGCAGCGAGCATGGAGAAGAGAACTCCATGGCTGCAGCCATCGAAGCAGCGAAGGATGGAATCGATGTATACTACATCGGTACTCTTGAGGCAGAAGGCGTTACGACCGTCAAAGTGGCTAACGACGAGGAAGGCCATGACAAGATGGAAGAAATGCTGAAAAATAAAGAGGTGGACGCTGCTGTTACCATGCACTTCCCGTTCCCGATCGGTGTATCTACCGTAGGACGCTGTGTAACACCGGCAACAGCAAAAGAGATGTTCATCGCTAACACCACAGGAACCTCCAGCACTGACCGTATCGAAGGCATGATCAAGAATGCCATCTACGGAATCATCGCTGCAAAGGCTTGTGGAAAGAAAAATCCTACCGTGGGAATCCTGAATGTGGACGGAGCACGGCAGACAGAAAAAGCTCTGAAACAGCTTGCTGATCAGGGATATGCTATCGAATTTGCAGAATCAGGAAGAGCAGACGGCGGATGTGTCATGAGAGGAAACGATGTACTCCAGGCATCACCGGATATCATGGTTACCGATTCCTTAACAGGAAATATTCTGGTAAAGATGCTCTCTTCATTTAACACAGGCGGCAGCTTTGAGGCTACCGGGTTTGGGTATGGACCTGGTATTGGGGAAGGCTATGAGCAGCTTGTAATGATCGTATCCCGTGCATCCGGAGCACCGGTAATCGCAAATGCGATCCGCTATGCAGCTCAGCTTGTACGCGGTAAAGTATTTGAAGTGGCAAAACAGGAGTTTGCTGCTGTTAAGAAAGCAGGACTGAATGACATCCTCGCAGCTCACAAAGCATCTCAGAAGCCGGCAGCGGCAGAAGAGGAAGTGAAAGAGCCACCGAAGGAGATCGTAACCAGCCAGATTCCTGGCATCGAGGTTATGGACCTTGAGGACGCTGTTAAGGTTCTGTGGAAGATCAACATTTACGCAGAGAGCGGAATGGGCTGTACAGGCCCGATTATCCGGGTATCTGATGCAAACCTTGCAAAGGCAGAGGAAGAGCTTAAGAAAGCCGGATATATCAATTAG
- the grdC gene encoding glycine/sarcosine/betaine reductase complex component C subunit beta yields the protein MNTVIKGASYVLAHTPQMVVYNGTTQTTERVVNPESEYLKELESHLRSYEDCVNYWPNQVYIGNAHPDDLAQVEFPYYDKVKEGAERYGKYGEIMPEEEFILLAQTCDMFEVVKLDKEFVAAHKEAFAADPIITEDIVAKVEEGIELSEIEHFVNEEHAEGIYHAGKLVGCVKRAHDIDVNLSAHVMHENIMSKATSVLALLYGVRNAGIDKTDIEYVIDCAEEACGDMNQRGGGNFAKAAAEVAGLMNATGSDSRGFCAGPSHALIEAAALVKSGAYKCVAVTAGGCTAKLGMNGKDHVKKGLPILEDCLAGFCIILSENDGVNPEINLDILGRHTVGTGSAPQNVIGSLVADPLERAGMKITDIDKFSPEMQNPDITKPAGAGDVPLANYKMIGALAVKRGDLEKKQLASFATEHGLTGWAPTQGHIPSGVPYIGFAREDILAGKIKNAMIIGKGSLFLGRMTNLFDGVSFVIQANTGAEDNSGVSEEEVKGLIAKAMKDFAASMLAE from the coding sequence ATGAACACTGTAATTAAAGGAGCCAGCTATGTACTGGCGCATACACCGCAGATGGTGGTATATAACGGAACAACTCAGACAACTGAGAGAGTTGTAAATCCGGAGTCTGAATATTTGAAAGAACTGGAGAGCCATCTTCGTTCTTATGAAGATTGTGTAAACTACTGGCCGAACCAGGTATATATCGGAAATGCACATCCGGATGACCTGGCACAGGTTGAGTTCCCGTATTATGATAAAGTAAAAGAAGGCGCTGAAAGATACGGAAAATACGGCGAGATCATGCCGGAAGAGGAATTCATCCTTCTGGCTCAGACCTGCGATATGTTCGAAGTTGTAAAGCTGGACAAAGAATTCGTTGCAGCTCACAAAGAGGCATTCGCTGCTGATCCGATCATCACAGAGGATATCGTAGCTAAGGTTGAGGAAGGTATTGAACTTTCTGAGATCGAGCATTTCGTAAACGAAGAGCATGCTGAGGGTATTTACCATGCCGGCAAACTCGTAGGCTGTGTAAAGAGAGCACATGATATCGACGTAAACCTTTCCGCTCATGTTATGCATGAGAACATCATGAGCAAAGCTACCAGCGTTCTTGCTCTGTTATATGGCGTAAGAAATGCAGGAATTGACAAAACAGATATCGAGTATGTAATCGACTGTGCTGAGGAAGCATGTGGAGATATGAACCAGAGAGGCGGCGGAAACTTCGCGAAAGCTGCTGCTGAGGTGGCTGGACTTATGAACGCTACCGGATCTGATTCCCGTGGATTCTGTGCCGGACCGTCTCACGCACTTATCGAGGCTGCTGCACTGGTTAAATCCGGAGCTTACAAATGTGTAGCTGTTACCGCTGGCGGATGTACCGCTAAGCTTGGTATGAACGGAAAAGACCATGTGAAGAAAGGCCTTCCGATCCTTGAGGACTGTCTTGCTGGATTCTGTATCATCTTAAGCGAAAACGACGGTGTAAATCCGGAGATCAACCTTGACATCCTTGGACGTCATACCGTTGGAACCGGAAGCGCTCCGCAGAACGTAATCGGAAGCCTTGTAGCTGATCCGCTTGAGAGAGCAGGAATGAAGATTACTGATATCGATAAATTCTCTCCGGAAATGCAGAACCCGGATATCACCAAACCGGCCGGAGCAGGAGATGTGCCGCTTGCTAACTACAAGATGATCGGTGCACTTGCTGTAAAACGTGGTGACCTTGAGAAGAAACAGCTTGCAAGTTTCGCAACTGAGCACGGACTTACCGGATGGGCTCCGACACAGGGACATATCCCGTCAGGCGTACCGTACATCGGATTTGCAAGAGAAGACATTCTTGCAGGCAAGATTAAAAATGCTATGATCATCGGAAAAGGAAGCTTGTTCCTTGGACGTATGACCAACCTGTTTGACGGAGTATCTTTCGTAATCCAGGCAAATACAGGCGCAGAGGATAACAGCGGAGTATCCGAAGAGGAAGTAAAGGGATTGATCGCAAAAGCTATGAAAGACTTTGCTGCATCCATGCTGGCAGAATAG
- the grdA gene encoding glycine/sarcosine/betaine reductase complex selenoprotein A — translation MAILEGKKVVIIGDRDGVPGPAIAECVKTAGGEVVFSSTECFVUTSAGAMDLENQKRVKEFADEYGPENVVVIVGAAEGEAAGLAAETVTAGDPTFAGPLTGVQLGLTTYHVCEPELKEEFDEAVYDEQVGMMEMVLDVDDIVSEMSAIRDEFCKYL, via the coding sequence ATGGCAATTTTAGAAGGTAAAAAAGTTGTAATTATTGGTGACCGTGATGGTGTTCCAGGACCGGCTATCGCAGAATGCGTTAAGACAGCCGGTGGAGAAGTTGTTTTTTCTTCAACAGAATGTTTCGTCTGAACAAGCGCAGGCGCAATGGATCTGGAGAATCAGAAGAGAGTTAAGGAGTTCGCTGACGAATACGGCCCGGAGAACGTAGTAGTTATCGTAGGTGCCGCAGAAGGCGAAGCTGCTGGTCTTGCAGCAGAGACTGTAACAGCAGGAGATCCGACTTTCGCAGGTCCGTTGACAGGGGTCCAGCTTGGACTCACGACTTATCACGTATGTGAACCTGAACTGAAGGAAGAATTTGACGAAGCTGTTTACGATGAGCAGGTGGGTATGATGGAAATGGTACTCGATGTTGACGATATCGTAAGCGAAATGTCAGCTATCCGTGACGAGTTCTGCAAGTATTTATAA